GAACGAGGAGTATCAAACTCTGTTTCGGAAATGATAAAAGGTCCAAGTGAGGCCAAACCATTTTGCATTTGCTAGTGTTCATAAGGCATGTGGAAGTACTCGTGATGTTGATATGGGGATACAAATATATGCGCTAGCTATAAAATTGGGCTTTGCCGGTGATACTTGCGTGGATAATTCTCTCATTAGCATGAATTCTTGGTCAGGCCACATGGAAGATACTCAGAGAGCTTTTGATGTGctatttgaaaagaatttgatttcTTCTAGTACCTTTGTGGATGCCTATGCCAAAAGTTTGGAGTCTGATCAAGCCTTTGAACTACTGCATGAGATTGAGAGAGGAATCGGAACAAGTGCTTTTACATTTGCCAGCCTTTTAAGTGGAGCTGCCTGTATCAGCGCTATTGGTAAGGGGAGGCAAATCCACACGAGGATGGTAAAATCAGGGCTGGACTCAAATCAAGTCATTTCCAATGCTTTGGCACCATGTATTCAGggtgtggagagagagaacattAGAGCTTGGACTACAATGATCACTGGTTTCCCAAAACATGGATTTGTGGCGAGAACTCTGGAAACATTCTGTAAAATGCTTGAGGCTGGTGTGAGGCAAAATGTGATCACCTGTGTTGCTGTTTTAGCCTATTGTAGCTCTGTGGGTTTGATTTCTGATGAATAAAAACACTTTAGAAACATGGAATCTTGCCTAGAATTGGACACTATGCATGCACGGTGGACTTATTGGGCAGATCAGGATCCCTTGTTGATGCTCTTCAGTTTATAAATTCAATGCTTTTTAGGGCTGATGCACTGGTCTGGCCTACACTTCTTGGAGCTCGTTGAGTTCACGGCAATGTTGAACTTGCAAAACAAGCTGTGATAATGAGTTTTTAGCAGGAACTAGCCAACCCTGCTTCTTATGTTTTGCTATCGAATATGTGTGCCTCAGCTGGTCTATGGGAAGATGCTGCAGCaatcagaaacaagatgaaacTGAAATATCTTACAAGCTGGTTATGGCTggagtcaaaagaaaaatatagttAACAAGTTCTATGTGGGAGACACTTCACACCCAAAAGCAAGGCAGATTAATGACGCACTGGACTGATTGGCTAGTAGAATAAAGAAACTTGGTTATGTTCTGAATACTGAATTTGTTCTTAATGATACGGAGGAGGGATAAAAGGAACAACATTTGCTCCAGCACCCTCTAAAAATTGCTGTTGTTTTTGGCCTAATAAGCACCTCCGGTCCAAAATCTATCAGGGTGTTTAAGAATCTCCACATTTGCAGAGATTGTCATTCTGTGATCAAGTATATCTCCATGGAAACCAGAGATCTATAGTAGTAAGGGATGCAAACCAGTTCCATCATTTTATGGAGGGGACATGCTCATCCAATGACTACTGGTGACGATGCTTCTTAACTTGTCTAATTCATTCTGTAAATCAAATCTCTGTTTTAGATTTTTCACCCTTGTTCCCATGTTACTTGAACCGGGTTTCTATCATTTCCCTAGCGAGCCCAACAATGTAAATATCATGTTTTCAAATGTATATGGAGTTTGTACTCCTATTGTCTAAATACCAAGCAGAAGACCTCAAAATGGATCTTGCTAACTTTCAGCAAATGATTAAAGAAATCTAAAACAGTCACGCTTTTGCCTTTAGATTTTCCTGCAGTGTGCAGTTTTCGGATACTAGATATTTATGTTCGGTTCTATTGCTAGCTTTCCCAATATGCAGTCCCGATGCCCCATAATTCATTCATTGGTTGAAAATTCTGTGATTTTGTTAGTCTACATTTTCAGACGTGGcgatttcttttgcttttttatctTCAAGTTCAACTATGCCATCATGCCGTATGTTGCTACAACATTTCCCAGACTGTTGCAGATGGATAATTTCAGAAAAGCAGTGATTGAGAAGAAGCACGAGTAACTTTCGTGTGCAAACAATGGTTTAAAACCGAGAGGCGTGATCCTTGAGAGGTTCATGCGGGGATCAACCATTTGGAAGTATTGCATCTGCTTGTCAGGGAAAAAACTGTTTTCCGTCAAATGAGGCATCGTCCCTGATGTACATATTAGCTCCATATTGTTCCTCCGCAAGGTTTCTATTATACAGCATCGTACTTGTCAGAGCAGAGAACCAACGGCTACTCGTTACTGGTTTCCCCTCAGCAAATGACGGCATATAATCCAAAGGTGTTCGAATAAAATGCGCACTGTAACTGTCATGTTGTTATATTCATGTCCTCTGAAGCAAGAATTGACCAGGCAAACAAAGTTATGCCATGCCTAATTCCATAAGCTGACAAAAAGCCACTTGCCTTCTCGAGCAATGCATGTGTTTAAACTAGTGTAGATGACAGAATTCACAAAGGTAAATATTGTGCACAACCAGGTAATTTGAATTAAGAATATTACGAAGTAGGTCAATAGCTCTTAGATAAATTGAGTTTCTTACTGATTCTCAAGGTTCTTCACGCTCACTGGAGAATCAACCTGATGAGAAAGACAAGTCGTTGTGACAGGAGGTTGAGGAGCTGGCTCTTGCAATTCCATTCAGCTCCATTGACATTTTTTGCTCCGCTGCACTATAAAAGGACTACGAGAACAATTGAAACGTCACATGACAAAGTGTTCAAAGTAGGACAACCAAACCCGTCTAATGGACGGCAGAATTCATAAGCTGAACTTCAAGGTCTACATAAACTGACTTCCAGAAGCAAACAATAACAAACAGATTACCTCACTTAGGAGGGGACTTGACGAGAGGTTCATGGAGCTGGAAGAGATTCATCGAAAAATGTCTCCAAGTCAAGGGTGGGTAAACGACAATTTGGGCATAAATTGCGTATCTTTTCCTCTTGCGGAGGAACTAATCATTGACACAACGATGTACTTAATTTGAGGTCATATGACACGGATTGCTCAGTGTAATCGTGAATTTTCTCCATCACATAATTCTATGCAAGATCTCTTTGCTTTGCTCCATATCGAGCAAGCTACAGTGCTAGATACAAAGTATCTCTGCTTATTCTTTAAATCTGCAACATTTTCGCCTCTGCTCTGTGGAAAAAAACCGGCTCTCGCTGGATTTTCCTGTTCATATAATGTCGAGAGCATTGGCATTCTCTACTCAGTTTTATGGTTTCTTTACATATTTCTGTAGTTGTTCCAATAAAGATAGTGTCAATTGAcgttaattcaaaattttacaTGGTTACCATAGTAACAGGCGAAGCACTTTCGCAATAATTGATATTCATTGTCAGGAAGCCTCGAGGAAAACATTTCTTTACAATGGCCACTTGAGAATTTATCTAAAGATGATAAAACGAAATGCTCGGTGAAAGGATATATATAAAGGTTCCAAGCTAACCTTCTCAACGGTTCGTTTATGATATCAAGTTTAGCATAAACTTTAATAGAAAGATTGGCTAAAACATCTCTCCAAACTATCTGCGGTAACAATACTCAGGTTGatactagatatgaatttcatctTTTTTGGAGATAGAGATCTtccaataagtttaggactttgcCTATTCAAGTTGTCATCAGAATTGGGAAGGAAAAGACAACGGTGCTACATATTAACGATATCTATATGCAGTATCTCTGTTTTACTAAAATTCTAATGATTACGAGATTAATCCATTTTAAGTATCTACTTAAGAGGGTGCGAGTGGTGATGACAACTCCTGATCACGCAGCTCTTAACGTCGAATTCATCTTGTCAGTCACGCATTGGCTCTGAAAAGAATAGTTAACCATTTGAAGGCAATAGGACATGAGATGCTAAACACAAGAAAATTCCAGATGCTACAAAACAATTCATGTAAAGGTGATGTTGACTCTTCTGTGTCTTGGGGTCTTGTCGAATCAAAGGATGCCTACCATTATTTTCGTCATCCTGTGCTTTCACGGAATTGCACGTTCTTTGCTTACTTGCAAGTTCTTGAACGTGAAATATTGAATAGAGCAATAATTTCGTGTCTCGTTGGATAAATCTACCGATTTGCTCAATTGGGCAGAAAGAAATATTGACAATGGAAAAAATTCTCCTTCTCTGCAAtgatttcttatttgttttcgacactcaaataaattaaaattacgaTATAATTATGATACAATAATCTGTAGAAATATGACTATCGTAGACTGAAATACAATGAGAATTCTTATGCAATCAGAGTAGAGAATAGGCTAGCATAAGGACTCAATAAATGGGTATAAGAGCCTAACCATTGGAACAATCCAATCGAGCTAAACAGCTTATTGTATTTCTTCCCCTgttgcaatcaaacataatagACCTTTACTTGGTCCCAAAGCAAAATCTAATGGACGAAAGAGAGggcaaaaatagatttttttttaaaaatggaaaagttgagagaacattaataaagtaaatgaGGCCTACCAGTTTTAATTGATTAAGGGGCTCAATAAACGCCGAAAGTCTCAACATCCTGAACTTAAAGATTTGTTACGTCCAGCGTGGCTTTGCCAAGCCGAGGATTGTAAGCATCGACATGGTTGACTTGGGATTGACTTGTGTTGCCCCTCAAACTGCATTTGTTATCGAATGTCCGAGCTTCGGCGGATTGTCTATCGTGTCCTGGGCACGATGCTCCTAGTGATAAACACTCACGATTTGTGATGGACTTCAGCAAATCAATATAAAGCCGACAAAAAGAATAGACTTCATCACATTTGAAACGGTTCACCACTAGGGCCACCACGCCTCAGAGCATAAAAAAGATGCTCAAAACTTGAACGCGCTTGGGAGTCGAGTTCGAGTTGACTCAACTTGCTAATACCAGTTAATCATCTATTAATTGTACGTCCATGAACGAGTATTCGCACTTGGGAGGCGCGTCCAGGCTGAGGCGGAGAGGATATATATGGACGTGGGTAGTAAAAGGGACTTGGTTTCCTGGAATTCTATGATCTCTTGTTATGCCAGTAATCACATGGGAGTTCGAAGGGGTCGATAATTTTCGTTCACATGCTTGAAGATGGTTTTTTCCCTAATAATTATTGTGTTGCAGAGGTTATTTAGGCTTGTCCGGTTCCGAGAATGCATCAATTGGGGATATAGTTTTTGGGTTTATAATCAAAACCTGCTATGCTGATTCTGAGGGGTTTGTTGGGTGTGCATTAATTAGCATGTTTACAACCGGTAGTAGTGATTTGGTTTCAGCTCGTAAGGTGTTCAAGAAATTGCCTCGGAGGAGTGTGGTTGCTTGGACTTTGATGATGACAAGATATACTCTGTTGGGCTGTCCCAAGAAAGCTGTTGATTTGTTTCTGGATGTGCTTGAGAGTGGGCCTGGCCAGATAGATCTACACTCACAGCTGTTTTGTTGGCATGTCTGGAGTTGGAGTTACAATCGCTGGGGGGGATGCAGTGGCATTGCTGGGTTTTATGGTCTGGATTGGCCTAGGATGTCTGAGTTAAATGCAGCTAGGTGGACATGTGCACGAAGTGTATAGCTAGTAGATCGCTTCATGATTTAAGAAAGGTGTTTAATTGGGTGCAAGATCGTAACGTGATGTCTTGAACTGCAATAATTAGAGGATATGCGCAAACTGAAGACAATGGGGAGGCTATCAAACTCTTTTCGGAAATGATAAAAGGTCCGGTGAGGCCAAACCATTTCACATTTGCTAGTGTTCTCAAGGCATGTGGAAGTACTTGCGATGTGGATATGGGGATACAAATAAACGAGCTAGCTACAAATTGGGCTTTGCCGGCGATACTTGCATGACCAATTCTCTTATTAGCATTTATTCTCGGCCAGGTCACAGGAAAGACGCTCAGAGAACTTTTGATGCActatttgaaaagaatttaatttcttttaacaccCTTGTGGATGCCTATGCCAAGAGCTTGGAGTCCAACGAAGCCTTTGAATTACTACATGAGATTGAGGAGAGTGGAATCGGAATGAGTGCTTTTACATTTGCCAACCTCCCTATTGGTAAAGGGAGCAAATCCATGCGAGACGGTAAAATCAGGGCTGGACTCAAATCAGTGCATTTCCAATGCTTTGATCACTATGTATCTAAGGTGTGGAAACCTAGAAGTTGCTTTTCGAGTTTCTGTGAGACGAGAATTGACCACTATGCATGCGTGGTGGCCTACATGGGCAGATCAGGATCCTTTGCTGACCCCCTTCAGTTTATAAATTCACTGCCTTTCATGGCTGATTCACTGGTCAGGTCTGGCGTACATTTCTTGGAGCTTGCCAAGTTCACGGCAATGTTGAACTTGCAAACAAGCTGCAGCAATGTATTTTTAGCAGGATCCAGACTACCCTGCTGCTTATGTTTTGCTATCAAATAAGGAGGCTTGGCTGGTCTTGGGAAGATGCAGCAGAAATTAGAAAGAAGATGAAACTTGAATTTGTTACAAAAGAAGCTGATTGTAGCTGGATTCAAGTGAAAAATAAAGTTCACAAGTTCTATGTGGGTGACACTTCACACCCAAAGGTACAGGAGATCTATGACGAACTGGACCAATTGGCTAGTTGAATAAAGAAACTGGGTAATGTTCTGAATATCGAATTTGTTCTTCGTGATGtggaaaaaggacaaaaggaaCAATGTTTGATCCAGCACAGTGAAAAAATTGCTGTTGTTTTTGGCCTTATAAGTACTTCCAGTCCAAAATCTGTCAGGGTGTTTAAGAATCTCCACATTTGTGGAGATTGTAATTCTGCAATCTAATATATCTCCATGGCAACCAGAAGATCTGTAGTCATAAGGGATGCAACTTACAGACTAAACTTGCTCATACAATGACTACTGACTATGATGCTTCTTAAATTGTCTCATTCATCGTGCAAAACATATCTCCGTTTTAGATTTTCCCCTTTGTTCCTGTGTTACTTGAACTGGGCTTCTATTATTTCCCCAGCAAGCATGTCCTGGAATGTATATAGATTTGGTACTTCTCTTCTGTCAAAATACCAAGCAGAAGACCTCAAATGGAGCTCGCAATCTTTCAGCAATATGATTCATGGAATTGGAAACAGTCACGCTTTTGCCTTTGGATTTTCCTGGAGCGTACAGTTTCAGATACTAGATATTTATGTTCTGTTCTATTCGTGAGCATTGCCAATATGCAGTCCTGATGCCCCATTGAAAATTCTgcatgatttttgttttgaaaattttgcttgtAATGCCTCCAAATTTTAGTTAGTCTACATTTTTGGATGTAGCAATTTCTTGTGCTTTTATATCTTCAAGTTCAACCATGCGAGTTCATGCCATACGTTGCTACAACATTTCCCAGACTGTTGCAGTAtcataaatttaggaaattgGTGATTGAGAAGAAACAAGAGCAACTTTCGTGAGCAAACATCAGTTTGAAACTGAGAGGCATGATCCGTGAGGGGTTCATGCAGTGATCAAGCATTCACAAGTATTGCACCTACTTGTCAGGGAGGAAATTGTTCTCCATCACTTGGGGTATAGTTCCTGATGTACATCTTAGCTCCATATTGTTCCTCTGCAAGGCTTCTCGTAGCATTGGACTTGTCAGAGCAGGGAAAGCAACAGGTACTCGTTACTAGTTTCCCCTCAGCAAATGACTGAATATAATCTAAAGGTGTTCAACTAGAATGCACACCGTAACTGTCATGTTTCCAGCAATGTGTTTTATCAATGGTAGCAATTATGATTGTCTAAACATATAATTCCTATCAAAAGAATACTTGACCAGGCAAATAAAGTTATGCCACACCTCATGCCATAAGCTGACAAAGCGACGTGCACTCTCAAACGATGCATGTGTTCTAACTGGTGCAGATAACAAAATTTGCAAAGTTAAATAATGTGCACAAGTAGGTAATTTGAATTAAGAATCCTATAAAGTAGGTAAGTAGCTTTCCGATAAATTGAGTTTCTTAGTGATTCACGAGGTTCTTCATGCTTACTGGAGAATTATCCTGATGAGAAAGACCACTCGTTATGACAGGAGGCTGTGGAGCTGTCTCTTCCCATTCCATTCAGTTCCTTTGACAATTGAAACCTCACATAACAAAGTGTTAAAAGTACACCAACCGGACCCGTCTAATGGACAGCAGAATTCATAGGCGAGTAAAGGACAATTTGGCATAAATTGAAGGTCTACATAAACCGAATTCCAGAAGCAAACATAAACAGATGACCTCGCTTAGGAGAGCACTCGACAAGAAGCTCGAAGCTCGAGGAGCTGGAAGAGATTCACAGAAAAATGTCCCCAGTGAAAGGCGAGTAAAGGATAATTTGGCAATTAATTGCGTATCAATTCCTCTTGTGGAGGGAATGAGTGAAGCACAAATTATATGCAATGTCTCTTTGCTTTCTCCATATTGAGCAAGCTACAGTGCGAGATACATTTTGCATTTGCTCTGTGCGAGAAAACGGGCTCTCGCTTGATTTTCCTTGTCTTATAATGTCTAGAACTTTGGGATTCTCTTCtccatttttatgttttcttcacATAATTCTGTAGCTCCTCAAGTAAAGATAGATTTAATTGATGTTATTTCGAAATTTTCCATGGTTAGTGTAGTAACAGGCAAAGAACTTTCGCAAGAACTGATAAGTCAATGGAAAATTACGGAGTGTTCATCCTTTTTACTGTTGGACTGTTTACTCatatcaattaaaattttcagtttgtTAGGAAGCCTCAGGAAAACATGTCTTTACAAAAGGCCACTTGAGAATTATCCAGAGATGATGGAACAAAGAGCTCGGCGAAACGATACTAAAGGTTCCAAGCTAACCTTCTTGGTTGTTTGTTTATGATATCATGTTTAGCATAAACCTTAATAGAAAGACCAGCTAAAACATGTCTCCAAACTTTCTGCTGTAGCAATGCTGTGTCCCTGTGCAGAAATCATAAAATCTCAAGTTGATACTAGATATTGACCTTAATTTTTTCTATAGATACAGATCTTTCAATAAGCTTGGGATTTGCCTGTACAaaatgtcattagaattagggaGGAAAAGAGACCGACGATATTTATGCACGATATCTATACACAGTAcctcttttttattataattcaaGTGATTAGGagatttaattcattttcagcGTCCACTTAAGAGGATGTGAGTGGTGATGGTAACTCCTGACCACGCGAATTTTAGCGTCGATTTCGTCTTGTCGGTCGCACATTGATTCTGGAAAAGAGAAGTTGCCATTCTAAGGCAATAGGACATGAGATCCCTGAACATAACAAAAGTCCAGAGGCTACAAGACAATTCGTGCATAGGCGATCCTCTCACTTCTCTATCGTGTGGTCTTGTCGAAACAAAGGATGCCTACAGCTATTCGTGTCATCATGTGCCTTCACGGAATCGCATGTTCTTTGCTTATTTGCCAGTTGTTGGAAGTAAAAAGCAGAATGGAGCAATAATTTTCGTGGCTCGTTGAATAAATACactgttttgttatttttaggTAGAAATAAATGTTGACGATGGAAAAAAACAAtcccctttttttattatggCCAAGAGGAAAAAGTTCTCCTTGTCTGTAATGATTTCTTATATATTTTTGGCACTCAAATGGATTAAAATTACGATACAATAATATACAGGAATAAAACTATCATAAACTGAAATACAATGAGAATTAATATACAATCACAGTAGAAAATAGGGTAGCATGGGGACTCATTTATGGGACATAAGAGCCTAACCATTGGAATTATTAGCTTCTCCATTTGGCCAATAATTAGGATctatttgtttcgtgaaaataattttcggaaaaatattttcctcatttttcaatGTATGTTTCGCTTAGGAGAACGAGTCAACGGaagttattttctaattaacaaAAAGGTTCTCCCCCCCGACTTAAactcaaaaaaatgattttctctttgaaagaatatgaaaatgttttctaaaatgttttcctagtttTAGGGTCCTTTGTTAATGAAATGTTTAttcttataaaataatttttttaaatgatttgttaatgatttttcttttttctttttctttttctttttatttttctttttcttatcttattttctcttttctttcttttccttggtcCTTTTCCTCCACCAGCCAGCAACTCGACAGCCAACCATTTTGCGAGTcagcaagctcgaggctcagTCGATCCATGTGAACCCAAGCTGGCCAAGGTTGTTGAGCTAGAGACTTGCCAAATCCAAGTGATCTCATGGCTCGACCGATCTTGGCAAGTTCAGGCTCCTCCGAGGCTAGTGAGCTTGTGGCTCACCCAAGGctagtgagctcgagcttggcTGTGGCCATCGTCAACTAGTCACGGTGAAGAAagggtaaaaagaaaaggaaagaaaagaagaaagaaagagaaacaaggaaaaagaaaattaaaaattcaatttttaaaatttttaaaaagagaaaaataaaaagttttaaaaatttaaaatgtctttttttttttttttttgcttgagaTAAAATTATGAggttgaaatcatttttcaaaaaatatccAAACATCAAAAACGTTTTCAAAACTAATTATATTCTTGGAACAAACATATCCTAAGGGTCATGATGAGTAGTTGTTCGTATCCTCATCACCAAAGCGCCACAAAGTTATCATGTAAAAATCCAATCGAACTAAAGAGCTTATTGTCCTTCCCCAGAGGCAACCAAAGATAGGAGACCCTTTATTTGGTCCCAAAGCAAAATCTAATGGACGAATAtataagaaaaaggagaagttGAGAGATcattaataaagtaaatggGGTCAACCAGCTTTTGTTGATTAAGGGGCTCCATAAACACGAAGAGTCTCAAAAGCTAGAACAAAAAGTGGGAAGCTCCCCTAATTTCAAACGTCTCTGCTTCCCAGTCTGTAATGCCCTTTTCAAGATTCCCAACCTGAAGACTTGTCGGGTCCTACATGTTTTTGTCAGGCAGAGCTTGATTGACCGTGAGGATTGGAATGGTCGACTAGGGATTGGCCCGTCGAACCGCGTTGATTTTTTGCCCTGCACTCAGATCGAATGGCCGAGCTTCAGCATGTCGTCTACCGTGTCCCGGGCACGATGGTCCTTGTGATAATCACCCGTGAATCATGATGAGCATCCCTTTTATTGTTGGTAGATCAATATTAAGCCAATAAGAAGAATACTTTATGCCATTTAAAATGGATTTACCACTCGAGCCATCATGCCTCAAGACATCAAAGAGATGCTAATAAGAACATATATAAATTCTATTTACtattcaattaatatagtcacTATTTTCAGCATTTTTAACAACTGTCACAAAGGATGAGCTAATGTGATTTACACCCTTTTCTTAGCTCACAAGGAACGGCTACTCAAGACACAATAAAGGTCTTGTaactaaatatatttaaaagtgAGGAAGGATGTTTCTCGTGGGCTTCAAAAGCAAGTCCCCAGATTCTTCGTGTTTTCTTACTTTTGCACAAAGTTCAAAGAAATAAAGGGGCCACAGGACAACAAGTCTCCTTACTTAGTAACTTAAGCAACCTCGCACCCCTAATCACGGCTTATTTTAATAGCCAAACCAAAGCTTGCTTccatatatacatatcaaatagTTCACTGCAAAAATCGACAAGAGTTAATTAGAAGTGGAGATGAAAAGGTAGATGTCTCTAGTTTGAAGTGATTGCACCAATGTCACACACTACTCCATTACGTGTCGTGACTCTTTTAAAAGGCTATCGCTTTTGTCTTCAGCAATTATTAAAGTACGTGCCCCTTTTGATTCTAGCTAGGAAAGACATCCCCATATCGTGCCCGTCAATCATTAGGGTTAGGAAATGTTCAATCAAGAAAACGTAAGGATTGTGTATTACTCAAAAAGTCATTAGGACCCACTTTTGCTTCAAATCGTCCCTCTATGTATATCATCCTTGTATGGCTAAACCACACGGCTAAAATTTATACTCAAGCAACCAATCATTCTTGGCATGTGCATGGCAAGGATACAATTATATAATGGATATATATTAGACctattaaataaatggattggATCAAAGGTAAT
The sequence above is drawn from the Eucalyptus grandis isolate ANBG69807.140 chromosome 11, ASM1654582v1, whole genome shotgun sequence genome and encodes:
- the LOC120289665 gene encoding pentatricopeptide repeat-containing protein At3g49170, chloroplastic-like; translated protein: MLVGGTVAYRSTLNAVLSACSELELPLLGVQLHSWVIQSGLALDVCVGCSLADMYVKFVAGGSLHDSRKVQVRPNHFAFASVHKACGSTRDVDMGIQIYALAIKLGFAGDTCVDNSLISMNSWSGHMEDTQRAFDVLFEKNLISSSTFVDAYAKSLESDQAFELLHEIERGIGTSAFTFASLLSGAACISAIGKGRQIHTRMVKSGLDSNQVISNALAPCIQGVERENIRAWTTMITGFPKHGFVARTLETFCKMLEAGVRQNVITCVAVLAYCSSVGLISDE